In one window of Candidatus Binatia bacterium DNA:
- a CDS encoding GNAT family N-acetyltransferase: protein MIRRVEDERDFQAFHELLVEYEADLTPVLRHGSVPSVDELERVYRGRSAAFLADRAGQIVGCVAVTELDARTGVIMRLFVRPESRGAGVARALVLRALEFLETAAYSRVVLDTDKEQLPAAYRLYQSVGFSECSPYTTVSYPCPTFMERRVGSHKK, encoded by the coding sequence TTGATTCGCCGGGTCGAGGACGAGCGCGACTTTCAGGCCTTCCACGAGCTGTTAGTCGAGTACGAGGCGGACTTGACGCCGGTGCTCCGGCACGGCTCGGTTCCCAGCGTCGACGAATTGGAACGAGTGTATCGCGGGCGCAGCGCCGCGTTCTTGGCGGATCGGGCGGGTCAGATTGTCGGCTGCGTGGCCGTGACGGAGCTGGACGCGCGGACGGGCGTGATCATGCGGCTCTTCGTTCGGCCGGAGAGCCGCGGCGCGGGCGTGGCGCGCGCACTCGTGCTGCGCGCGCTAGAGTTTCTAGAAACCGCGGCGTATAGCCGCGTCGTCCTCGACACCGATAAGGAGCAGCTGCCCGCGGCGTACCGCCTCTATCAGTCGGTCGGATTTTCCGAGTGCAGTCCTTACACGACGGTAAGCTATCCCTGCCCGACCTTCATGGAGCGCCGCGTTGGAAGCCACAAGAAATAG
- a CDS encoding gamma carbonic anhydrase family protein, with the protein MIIEYRGKRPRVAASAFVAPTAVLIGDVEIGPESSVWFGAVLRGDNGPIRVGARTSVQDNAVVHVSERGQTIIGDDVTVGHCAVMEDCTIGRHALIGSNATLLNGCTVGERSLIAAGSVVGENTPIPAGVVAAGAPAKVKKTLEGEAASWIERASEAYVTLSRSYLENQQRVET; encoded by the coding sequence ATGATCATCGAATATCGAGGCAAGCGGCCGCGCGTCGCGGCGTCGGCGTTCGTCGCGCCCACCGCCGTGTTGATCGGCGACGTCGAGATCGGGCCGGAATCGAGCGTCTGGTTCGGCGCCGTGCTGCGCGGCGACAACGGCCCGATCCGCGTCGGCGCGCGCACGTCGGTGCAGGACAATGCGGTCGTGCACGTGAGCGAGCGCGGCCAGACGATCATCGGCGACGACGTGACCGTCGGGCACTGCGCAGTGATGGAGGATTGCACGATCGGGCGTCACGCGCTGATCGGGAGCAACGCCACGCTGCTCAACGGCTGCACCGTTGGCGAGCGTTCGCTGATCGCCGCCGGCAGCGTCGTCGGGGAGAACACGCCGATACCAGCCGGCGTCGTCGCGGCCGGCGCGCCGGCCAAGGTGAAGAAAACGCTCGAAGGCGAGGCCGCAAGCTGGATCGAGAGGGCGTCCGAGGCGTACGTGACGCTATCGCGTTCCTATCTGGAAAATCAGCAGCGCGTTGAGACCTAG
- a CDS encoding Nramp family divalent metal transporter has product MERSYGLGTSSSGTVAAAREVLAGTRRGWRALLPFTGPAFVASVAYMDPGNFATNIQGGAGFGYRLLWVVVLANLMAMLFQGLSAKLGIATGKNLAELSREHTPRSVSLGMWIVSEIGAMATDLAEFLGVIIALYLLFHVPMLIGAIVTGIVTYAILALHRYGFRTMEVVIGSLVGIIAICYVLETLLAKPNWSEVLYHSVVPWLGGSSSILLAVGIVGATVMPHAIYLHSALTQDRIVPEQPGHVGKIVRFAYFDVVIALTIAGLVNLAMMYMAAAVFHSRGHANVADITTAYRTLTPLLGSLAALVFLVSLMASGISSSVVGTMAGQVIMQSFVGFAVPLWLRRLVTMAPAVVVVALGLNVTQTLIISQVVLSFVLPVPMIALLILTSRRDTMGAMANRRWVTGLATVATVAILGLNALLIFQIGTR; this is encoded by the coding sequence TTGGAACGTAGCTACGGCCTCGGCACGAGCAGCTCGGGCACCGTCGCCGCCGCGCGCGAGGTGCTCGCCGGCACCCGCCGCGGCTGGCGCGCGCTGCTGCCGTTCACCGGGCCGGCGTTCGTCGCGTCGGTCGCGTACATGGACCCGGGCAACTTCGCCACGAACATTCAGGGCGGCGCCGGCTTCGGCTATCGGCTGCTCTGGGTGGTCGTACTCGCGAACCTGATGGCGATGCTATTTCAGGGCCTGTCGGCGAAACTCGGCATCGCGACCGGCAAGAACCTCGCCGAGCTCTCTCGCGAGCACACGCCGCGCTCCGTCTCGCTCGGGATGTGGATCGTCAGCGAGATCGGCGCGATGGCGACCGACCTCGCCGAGTTCCTCGGCGTCATCATCGCGCTCTACCTGCTGTTTCACGTGCCGATGCTGATCGGGGCGATCGTCACCGGCATCGTGACCTATGCGATCCTAGCCCTGCACCGGTACGGGTTCCGCACGATGGAGGTCGTGATCGGTTCGCTCGTCGGCATCATCGCAATATGCTACGTCCTCGAGACGCTGCTAGCCAAGCCGAACTGGAGCGAGGTCCTTTATCACTCGGTGGTGCCGTGGCTCGGCGGGTCGTCGAGCATCTTGCTCGCGGTGGGCATCGTCGGCGCGACGGTGATGCCGCACGCGATCTATCTGCACTCGGCGCTCACGCAGGATCGGATCGTCCCGGAGCAGCCCGGGCACGTCGGAAAAATCGTTCGATTCGCCTACTTCGACGTCGTCATCGCGCTGACGATCGCCGGCCTCGTCAACCTCGCGATGATGTACATGGCGGCGGCCGTCTTTCACTCGAGGGGACACGCGAACGTGGCCGACATCACGACCGCCTATCGCACGTTGACGCCGCTGCTCGGCAGCCTCGCTGCGCTCGTGTTCCTCGTCTCGCTGATGGCGTCGGGAATCTCGAGCTCCGTCGTCGGCACGATGGCCGGGCAGGTCATCATGCAGAGCTTCGTCGGCTTCGCCGTGCCGCTGTGGCTGCGTCGCCTCGTAACGATGGCGCCCGCCGTCGTCGTGGTCGCGCTGGGCCTCAACGTCACGCAGACGCTGATCATCAGTCAGGTCGTGCTGAGCTTCGTGCTGCCGGTGCCGATGATCGCGCTTCTCATCCTCACATCGCGTCGCGACACGATGGGCGCGATGGCCAACCGTCGCTGGGTGACCGGGCTCGCCACCGTCGCGACGGTAGCGATCCTAGGTCTCAACGCGCTGCTGATTTTCCAGATAGGAACGCGATAG
- a CDS encoding metal-dependent transcriptional regulator codes for MANKGKPDLLMVGTDRSHSRAREDYVKAIFQLGAGEPVRAAALARYLRVSRVSVSKAKRQLEQDGLLEADSTPSSPLRLTRRGNKLAVAMVRRHRLLETFLHRSLRVPLERVHAEAERIEHVVSDDLALRIATMLGRPQRDPHGHPIPYGDTLPRTKPLATLDTLAAGARARVVSLDDRDDEAVAAIAAAGILPGSMLRVEQNDRSGVRVRRGVRSVSLRRSHAALVRIGT; via the coding sequence ATGGCTAACAAAGGCAAACCGGATCTCCTGATGGTCGGCACGGACCGCTCGCACTCGCGCGCCCGAGAAGACTACGTGAAGGCGATCTTTCAGCTGGGCGCCGGCGAGCCGGTGCGCGCCGCAGCGCTGGCGCGCTATCTGCGAGTGAGCCGCGTCTCGGTCAGCAAGGCCAAGCGACAGCTGGAGCAGGACGGCTTGCTCGAGGCGGATTCGACGCCCTCCTCCCCGCTGCGCCTGACGCGGCGCGGCAACAAGTTGGCCGTAGCGATGGTGCGGCGCCATCGTCTCCTCGAGACGTTCCTGCACCGCTCGCTGCGCGTGCCGCTCGAGCGTGTGCACGCCGAGGCGGAGCGCATCGAGCACGTCGTCTCGGATGACCTCGCGCTGCGCATCGCGACGATGCTCGGCCGACCACAGCGCGATCCGCACGGTCATCCGATTCCTTACGGCGACACCTTGCCGCGCACGAAGCCGCTCGCCACGCTCGACACGCTTGCGGCGGGAGCGCGAGCGCGCGTCGTCAGCCTCGATGATCGCGACGACGAGGCGGTCGCGGCGATCGCGGCGGCCGGCATACTTCCCGGCTCGATGCTGCGCGTCGAGCAAAACGATCGCAGTGGTGTGCGCGTGCGCCGCGGAGTGCGCAGCGTCTCGCTGCGCCGCAGTCACGCTGCACTGGTGCGCATTGGAACGTAG
- a CDS encoding S8 family serine peptidase produces the protein MIRGICFSILACLVGLANPAAAQTARTVVTDETQLPRFSYSMATPPSQLVVASDATFAAFLRAVESDVNRTLATYEIRDKATLSEYLSTRLAGQVLAGDAAGARGTVAQLRAVQSKPDRALLAGRLQLVYVNALTAQKTSGTSLNAVFAAADRAAVAPLPWSVVQDSVKATAGFEPVATRDQIVGRVGHDLDPIAAKTGTLDGPSARDLVQTRAQLALLPFLPVDAKILDAYIARHNVMKPDIWAARDVTLRASQVKMPVRIGILDSGVDPHDYPGLMYGGDSAQQHGLAFADDGTPSTSDTYPLPANVAADYPKLVNLMTGTSDMQSGIVSPEASAAQAYLRSLNVAQDEAFEHEMDFVGEYSHGSHVAGIASRGNPGARIVVARFDDNLPNLAFAPTVEWANRMAANFALIGAFFRDNDVRVVNMSWGDQVSEFEQWLAKTDPAGDAKQREAKAKALYVIWRTAVANMIARTPGTLFVAAAGNGDNDAAFAQDVPASLVYPNLITVGAVNQAGDPTGFTSYGQTVAVYADGYHVPSKIPQGYTVKFSGTSMASPNVTNLAAKLFAIDPSLTPIQVRALIVEGARPVPGGKLKLIDPKRSVTLLKAG, from the coding sequence GTGATTCGCGGCATCTGTTTTTCTATTTTGGCGTGCCTCGTCGGCCTCGCGAACCCGGCCGCCGCGCAAACCGCTCGCACCGTCGTCACCGACGAGACGCAGCTCCCGCGTTTTTCCTATTCCATGGCGACGCCGCCGTCGCAGCTCGTCGTCGCCTCGGATGCGACCTTCGCGGCGTTTCTGCGAGCGGTCGAAAGCGACGTCAATAGAACGCTGGCGACGTATGAGATTCGGGATAAGGCCACGTTGAGCGAGTATCTGTCGACGCGGCTGGCCGGGCAGGTCCTCGCGGGCGACGCCGCGGGCGCACGCGGAACAGTCGCGCAGCTGCGCGCGGTGCAGAGCAAGCCCGATCGCGCGTTGCTTGCCGGAAGGCTACAACTCGTCTACGTAAACGCGCTCACCGCTCAGAAGACTAGCGGGACCTCGCTGAACGCGGTTTTTGCCGCAGCCGATCGCGCGGCCGTCGCGCCGCTGCCGTGGAGCGTCGTCCAGGACTCGGTAAAGGCGACTGCCGGCTTCGAGCCCGTCGCAACGCGCGATCAAATCGTCGGCCGGGTTGGCCACGACCTCGATCCGATCGCCGCCAAGACTGGCACGCTCGACGGGCCTTCGGCTCGCGATCTGGTGCAGACGCGGGCGCAGCTGGCGCTGCTGCCGTTCCTGCCGGTCGACGCGAAGATCCTCGACGCATACATCGCCAGGCATAACGTGATGAAGCCCGACATCTGGGCCGCGCGCGACGTGACGCTGCGCGCCTCGCAGGTCAAAATGCCGGTGCGCATCGGCATCCTCGATTCCGGCGTCGATCCGCACGATTATCCGGGGCTGATGTACGGCGGAGATTCCGCGCAACAGCACGGCCTCGCGTTCGCCGACGACGGCACGCCGTCGACGTCGGATACCTATCCGTTGCCCGCGAATGTCGCCGCCGACTATCCGAAGCTCGTGAACCTAATGACCGGCACGAGCGACATGCAGAGCGGCATCGTCTCGCCCGAAGCCTCGGCGGCGCAGGCATACCTGCGCTCGCTCAACGTCGCGCAGGACGAGGCCTTCGAGCACGAGATGGACTTCGTCGGGGAGTATTCGCACGGCTCGCACGTTGCTGGCATCGCCTCGCGCGGGAATCCCGGGGCGCGCATCGTCGTCGCGCGCTTCGACGACAATCTGCCGAACCTCGCGTTCGCGCCGACCGTCGAGTGGGCGAACCGGATGGCCGCCAACTTCGCGCTCATCGGCGCGTTCTTCCGCGATAACGACGTTCGCGTCGTGAACATGAGCTGGGGCGACCAGGTGAGCGAGTTCGAGCAGTGGCTGGCGAAAACGGATCCGGCCGGCGACGCCAAACAGCGGGAGGCGAAGGCCAAAGCCCTTTACGTGATTTGGCGCACCGCGGTCGCCAACATGATCGCACGCACGCCGGGCACGCTGTTCGTCGCCGCAGCGGGCAACGGCGACAACGACGCGGCATTCGCCCAGGACGTTCCCGCGTCGCTCGTCTATCCGAACCTCATCACCGTGGGCGCCGTCAACCAGGCCGGCGATCCGACGGGCTTCACGAGCTATGGGCAGACCGTCGCCGTTTACGCCGACGGCTACCACGTGCCGAGCAAGATCCCGCAGGGCTACACGGTCAAGTTCTCGGGCACGTCGATGGCGTCTCCCAACGTGACCAACCTCGCGGCCAAGCTGTTCGCGATCGATCCGTCGCTCACGCCGATACAGGTGCGCGCGCTCATCGTCGAGGGCGCCCGGCCGGTGCCGGGCGGCAAGCTCAAGCTGATCGACCCCAAGCGAAGCGTAACCCTGCTCAAGGCCGGCTAG
- the dnaB gene encoding replicative DNA helicase has translation MTAQPLPSTIDRIPPHNLEAEMAVIGSVLVDRQMFAAVGEIVRPSDFYAHVHETIFGVLYELYERGEPLDKITVGEELRRRNVLERVGGLSYISALMDTVQTAGSARYYATIVREKSVLRSLIHAGTEITQLGYEGEEDVAQALDRSEQLVYTIGERRGVTEFMPVSRLMKDAFDHIDRLFHQRGDRTGLTSGYRDVDAMTTGFQPGNFVIIAARPGMGKTSFALNMAVAAARVEAEPIAFFSLEMSNSELIQRLICAEARISMNDMRRGNIKAHQWEDISRAMGELNELPLYLDDLGALTISDVRSRCRRLKSTVGLAAIFIDYLQLVRPAALSRNTNRNEELSEICRSLKMTAKDLAVPIIALAQLNRGVEIRSEKRPMLADLRDSGSLEQEADVVSFLYRDGYYNPETPEPDLTEFIIAKHRNGPTGAVKLRFQREYTLFLPYGDESHYPSP, from the coding sequence ATGACCGCACAACCGCTTCCGTCGACCATCGACCGCATCCCGCCGCACAACCTCGAGGCAGAGATGGCGGTCATCGGCTCCGTGCTCGTCGACCGACAGATGTTCGCCGCGGTCGGCGAGATCGTTCGCCCGAGCGACTTCTATGCGCACGTGCACGAGACGATCTTCGGCGTGCTGTACGAACTCTACGAGCGCGGCGAGCCGCTCGATAAGATCACGGTCGGCGAGGAGCTGCGGCGCCGCAACGTTCTCGAGCGCGTCGGCGGCCTCTCGTACATCAGCGCGCTGATGGACACGGTACAGACCGCGGGTTCGGCCCGCTACTACGCGACGATCGTTCGCGAGAAGTCCGTCCTGCGCTCGCTGATCCACGCCGGCACGGAGATCACGCAGCTCGGCTACGAAGGCGAAGAGGACGTAGCGCAGGCGCTCGACCGCAGCGAACAGCTCGTCTACACGATCGGCGAGCGACGCGGCGTCACGGAGTTCATGCCGGTCAGCCGCCTGATGAAGGACGCGTTCGACCACATCGATAGGCTGTTCCACCAGCGCGGCGATCGAACGGGTCTCACGTCGGGCTATCGTGACGTCGACGCGATGACCACCGGATTCCAGCCGGGCAACTTCGTCATCATCGCGGCGCGGCCGGGCATGGGCAAGACGTCGTTCGCGCTCAACATGGCGGTCGCAGCGGCTCGCGTCGAGGCGGAGCCGATCGCGTTCTTCTCGCTCGAGATGTCTAACAGCGAGCTGATCCAGCGCCTGATCTGCGCCGAGGCGCGCATCTCGATGAACGACATGCGCCGCGGCAACATCAAGGCCCATCAATGGGAAGACATCTCGCGCGCGATGGGCGAGCTCAACGAGCTGCCGCTCTATCTCGACGACCTCGGCGCGCTGACGATTAGCGACGTGCGCAGCCGCTGTCGCCGCCTGAAGTCCACCGTTGGACTCGCGGCGATCTTCATCGACTACCTGCAACTGGTCCGGCCCGCGGCGCTCTCGCGCAACACCAACCGTAATGAGGAGCTTTCGGAGATCTGCCGCTCGCTGAAGATGACCGCCAAGGATCTCGCCGTGCCGATCATCGCGCTCGCGCAGCTCAACCGCGGCGTCGAGATCCGCAGCGAAAAGCGCCCGATGCTGGCAGATTTACGCGATTCCGGCTCGTTGGAACAGGAGGCGGACGTCGTTTCGTTCTTGTATCGCGACGGTTACTACAATCCGGAGACTCCCGAGCCGGACCTCACCGAGTTCATCATCGCTAAGCATCGCAACGGGCCGACCGGCGCCGTCAAGCTGCGCTTCCAGCGCGAATATACGCTGTTTTTGCCATACGGGGATGAGTCGCACTATCCCAGCCCGTAA
- the lonC gene encoding Lon family ATP-dependent protease codes for MPQVYAARFRRKFGVEDEMSRYVGALYEMLSSVLGQDKVVLRAGKVNALKMMRSQNLPDRLCGLQRLVFEDPTLERATTRAQQRKTLAEIEEAMADVIAQRHAEDSIDKRVNEKMTERHQEYVKDLKLEALRETGGPETPASQAKLEELNALSQRSLAASALRQLRPQTLREVVGQEGAIRALLAKISSPYPQHTILYGPPGVGKTTVARLVLEVAKSRPYTPFAKDAPFVEASGTTLRWDPRETVNPLLGSVHDPIYQGSRREFADAGVPEPKLGLVTRAHGGVLFIDEIGEMDGPLQLRLLKVLEDKRVTFESSYYDESAPNVPEYVKRLFREGAPADFILIGATTRDPDDIDPAIRSRCAEIFFAPLTQHQIVSIVTGAIKRLGARAAQRVVQLVASYTIEGRKAVQIVADAYGQALYRLHPGRHVDGAVKKPSITEDDVHAVVRASRLVQHTLVKGRARREIGKSFGLGVLHHLGSIIEIEAVAFPASLKGKGTIRFNDTAGSMAKDSVFNATSVLRAMTGLDTADFDLHINVVGGGNIDGPSAGLAIFLALYSAVTRTPLPQDVAVTGELSIQGKVRAVGGIVEKLYAARQAGMRTVLLPRENLREVDRVLAGLKVAGVASVEHVLRELSRRRKTSSRR; via the coding sequence ATGCCCCAGGTTTATGCGGCGCGCTTTCGCCGCAAGTTCGGCGTCGAAGACGAGATGAGCCGTTACGTCGGCGCCCTGTACGAAATGCTGTCGTCCGTACTCGGCCAGGACAAGGTCGTGCTGCGCGCGGGCAAGGTAAACGCCCTCAAGATGATGCGCTCGCAGAACCTGCCCGACCGGTTGTGCGGGCTGCAGCGCCTCGTCTTCGAAGATCCGACTCTTGAGCGCGCGACGACGCGCGCGCAGCAGCGCAAGACGCTCGCGGAGATCGAGGAGGCGATGGCCGACGTCATCGCGCAGCGCCACGCCGAAGACTCGATCGACAAGCGCGTCAACGAGAAGATGACCGAGCGCCACCAGGAGTACGTCAAGGATCTCAAGCTCGAGGCGCTGCGCGAAACAGGCGGCCCCGAGACGCCGGCATCGCAGGCTAAGCTCGAGGAGCTCAACGCGCTCTCGCAGCGCAGCCTCGCGGCGTCCGCGCTGCGCCAGTTGCGTCCTCAGACGCTGCGCGAGGTCGTCGGACAGGAGGGCGCGATCCGCGCGCTGCTGGCGAAGATCAGCTCGCCGTATCCGCAGCACACGATCCTCTACGGACCGCCGGGCGTCGGCAAGACGACGGTCGCGCGTCTCGTACTCGAGGTCGCAAAGTCGCGGCCCTACACGCCATTCGCGAAGGACGCGCCGTTCGTCGAGGCCAGTGGCACGACGCTGCGCTGGGATCCGCGCGAGACGGTCAATCCGCTACTCGGCAGCGTGCACGATCCCATCTATCAGGGAAGCCGGCGCGAGTTCGCCGACGCGGGCGTTCCCGAGCCGAAGCTCGGGCTGGTGACGCGCGCTCACGGCGGCGTGCTCTTCATCGACGAGATCGGCGAGATGGACGGCCCGCTGCAGCTGCGGCTGCTCAAGGTGCTGGAGGATAAGCGCGTGACGTTCGAGTCGTCGTATTACGACGAGAGCGCGCCGAACGTGCCGGAATACGTAAAGCGGCTGTTCCGCGAGGGCGCGCCCGCCGACTTCATTTTGATCGGCGCGACGACGCGCGACCCCGACGACATCGATCCGGCGATCCGCTCGCGTTGCGCGGAGATCTTTTTCGCGCCGCTAACGCAGCATCAGATCGTTTCGATCGTGACGGGCGCGATCAAGCGCCTCGGCGCGCGCGCCGCGCAGCGCGTCGTGCAGCTGGTGGCGTCATACACGATCGAGGGGCGCAAGGCTGTGCAGATCGTTGCCGACGCCTACGGCCAAGCGCTGTATCGCCTGCATCCGGGCCGCCACGTCGACGGCGCGGTGAAGAAGCCGTCGATCACGGAGGACGACGTGCACGCGGTCGTGCGCGCGAGCCGCCTCGTGCAGCACACGCTGGTGAAGGGCCGCGCGAGGCGCGAGATCGGCAAGAGCTTTGGACTGGGCGTGTTGCACCATCTCGGAAGCATCATCGAGATCGAGGCGGTCGCATTTCCCGCATCGCTGAAGGGCAAGGGCACGATCCGCTTCAACGACACGGCCGGATCGATGGCCAAGGACTCGGTGTTCAACGCGACGAGCGTGCTGCGCGCGATGACGGGCCTCGACACCGCCGACTTCGATTTGCACATCAACGTCGTCGGCGGGGGCAACATCGACGGACCATCGGCGGGCCTCGCGATCTTTCTCGCGCTGTACTCCGCGGTCACGCGGACGCCATTGCCGCAAGACGTCGCGGTGACGGGCGAACTCTCGATTCAGGGCAAGGTGCGCGCCGTGGGCGGCATCGTGGAAAAGCTCTACGCCGCGCGTCAGGCGGGGATGCGAACGGTGCTGCTGCCGCGCGAGAACCTGCGCGAAGTCGACCGCGTGCTAGCCGGGCTGAAGGTCGCCGGCGTTGCAAGCGTTGAGCACGTGTTGCGCGAGCTGTCACGCCGTCGAAAAACCTCGTCGCGGCGCTAG
- the rplI gene encoding 50S ribosomal protein L9, translating to MRLILLRDVAALGKRGDVVDVADGYARNYLLPRKLADEAGKGALAQRDAQQKARERRDLQELEEAKALAARLESAKLAVKAKAGGNGKLFGAVTNADVAAAIAGALSVDIDKHKIELSGQIKALGSYPVAIKLHRSVVAKATVDVVSA from the coding sequence GTGCGGCTGATCCTCTTGCGCGACGTTGCCGCGCTGGGCAAGCGTGGGGACGTCGTGGACGTCGCCGACGGTTACGCGCGCAACTATCTGCTGCCCCGGAAGCTCGCGGATGAGGCCGGCAAGGGCGCGCTCGCGCAGCGCGACGCGCAGCAGAAGGCCCGCGAGCGGCGCGACCTGCAGGAGCTCGAAGAAGCCAAGGCGCTCGCCGCGCGGCTCGAGTCCGCGAAGCTAGCCGTCAAAGCCAAGGCCGGCGGCAACGGGAAGCTCTTCGGCGCGGTCACCAACGCCGACGTTGCGGCCGCGATCGCCGGTGCGCTGTCGGTCGACATCGACAAGCACAAGATCGAGCTGAGCGGGCAGATCAAGGCGCTCGGCTCGTATCCCGTCGCGATCAAGCTGCACCGCAGCGTCGTGGCCAAGGCCACCGTGGACGTCGTTTCGGCTTAG
- the rpsR gene encoding 30S ribosomal protein S18, whose amino-acid sequence MPTKLKRAVKERRPKRKPCSFCTDRAIAVSYRDVPRLKRYVSERGKIVPRRISGNCAKHQRMLTTAVKRARLIAFLPFGSE is encoded by the coding sequence ATGCCAACCAAGCTCAAACGCGCCGTCAAAGAGCGGCGCCCGAAGCGTAAGCCATGCAGCTTCTGCACCGATCGGGCCATCGCGGTCAGCTACCGCGACGTGCCCCGGCTCAAGCGCTACGTCTCCGAACGCGGCAAGATCGTTCCCCGGCGGATCTCCGGCAACTGCGCCAAGCACCAGCGTATGCTGACGACGGCCGTCAAGCGCGCCCGACTGATCGCCTTCCTCCCGTTCGGCTCGGAATAG